One window from the genome of uncultured Tateyamaria sp. encodes:
- the dnaG gene encoding DNA primase: MSLPPGFLDELRTRLSLTQVVGRKVMWDARKSNQGKGDMWAPCPFHHEKTASFHVDDRKGYYYCFGCHAKGDAISFVRETENVGFMEAVEILAGEAGMPMPERDPRAQEKADKRTQLADVMEMAVQHFRLQLKTGAAGPARDYLERRGLDPAAQDRWEIGFAPDAWQGLWDVLKGKGVEDELILGAGLGKPSQKGGKPYDTFRGRIMFPIRDARGRCIAFGGRAMDPNDNAKYLNSPETELFDKGRSLYNHGPARTAAGKGQPLIVAEGYMDVIALAEHGFGASVAPLGTAVTEHQLAMLWRIADEPIIALDGDKAGLRAAMRLVDLALPALEAGKSLRFALMPDGLDPDDLLKAQGAGALQKILEDAMPMVQLLWQRETEGKTFDSPERKAALDKALRDKIKLIQDPSIRQHYGQAIKDMRWELFRPKRGGGAGQKRRWQTGRGWQAPPVPMASTKTSALAAGDAQITDHLRETVILAALICTPEVAEEFENGLESLPCNDADHAVFRDLILRHGHEGSDVLREKIFSALGPDALDNLLTSRHVAIVPCIRTPGDADMARMTVAEELAKLSAAKGLNAEIADAAQDLEGVADEGVTWRLAQAAQAAAQASRSGKEDDAEYETGDNGARISRSERDAFAALMDQISFSKRRN, translated from the coding sequence ATGAGCCTGCCCCCTGGATTTCTGGATGAATTGCGGACCCGCCTGTCGCTGACACAGGTTGTCGGTCGCAAAGTCATGTGGGATGCGCGCAAGTCCAATCAGGGCAAGGGTGACATGTGGGCGCCGTGCCCGTTCCACCACGAAAAGACCGCCAGCTTTCACGTCGATGATCGCAAGGGCTACTATTATTGCTTTGGGTGCCACGCCAAGGGCGACGCCATCAGCTTTGTGCGCGAAACGGAAAATGTGGGCTTCATGGAGGCGGTTGAGATCCTGGCCGGTGAAGCCGGGATGCCAATGCCCGAGCGCGACCCGCGGGCTCAGGAAAAGGCAGACAAGCGTACCCAATTGGCGGACGTCATGGAGATGGCCGTTCAACACTTTCGCCTGCAACTGAAAACGGGTGCCGCGGGACCTGCACGCGACTATCTCGAACGGCGAGGGCTTGATCCTGCTGCACAGGACCGATGGGAGATCGGCTTTGCCCCCGATGCCTGGCAGGGGCTGTGGGATGTGCTGAAGGGCAAGGGGGTTGAAGACGAACTGATCCTTGGCGCCGGCCTTGGCAAACCGTCCCAGAAAGGTGGCAAACCCTACGACACGTTCCGGGGCCGCATCATGTTCCCCATCCGCGATGCACGTGGGCGCTGCATTGCCTTTGGCGGGCGGGCGATGGACCCCAATGACAATGCCAAGTACCTGAACTCGCCCGAGACAGAGCTTTTCGACAAGGGCCGCAGCCTCTACAACCATGGCCCGGCCCGGACGGCTGCGGGCAAGGGTCAGCCCCTGATCGTGGCCGAAGGGTACATGGATGTCATTGCGCTGGCCGAACATGGCTTTGGCGCGTCTGTGGCCCCGTTGGGTACGGCCGTCACCGAACACCAGCTTGCCATGCTCTGGCGCATAGCGGACGAGCCGATCATTGCGCTGGACGGAGACAAGGCGGGGCTGCGCGCCGCGATGCGCCTTGTTGATCTGGCGTTGCCCGCGCTTGAGGCCGGAAAGTCGTTGCGGTTTGCCCTGATGCCGGACGGGCTGGACCCTGATGATCTGCTCAAGGCGCAAGGTGCCGGCGCGCTGCAGAAAATTCTGGAAGATGCAATGCCCATGGTTCAGTTGCTGTGGCAGCGCGAAACTGAAGGCAAGACGTTTGACAGCCCGGAGCGCAAGGCGGCTCTGGACAAGGCGCTGCGCGACAAGATCAAGCTGATCCAGGACCCGTCGATCCGTCAGCATTACGGCCAGGCCATCAAGGACATGCGGTGGGAATTGTTCCGACCCAAACGGGGCGGCGGTGCCGGTCAAAAGCGCAGGTGGCAAACCGGACGTGGTTGGCAGGCGCCCCCCGTACCGATGGCCAGCACCAAAACATCTGCTTTGGCGGCCGGGGACGCTCAGATTACCGATCATTTGCGTGAAACGGTGATCCTTGCTGCGTTGATCTGTACGCCCGAGGTCGCGGAGGAATTTGAAAACGGACTGGAAAGTTTGCCCTGCAACGACGCGGATCATGCTGTTTTTCGGGACCTGATTCTGCGTCACGGACACGAGGGGAGCGACGTGTTGCGTGAAAAGATTTTCAGCGCACTTGGTCCGGATGCCCTTGATAACCTGCTTACTTCGCGCCATGTGGCAATTGTCCCGTGTATCCGCACCCCCGGCGATGCCGATATGGCCCGCATGACCGTGGCCGAAGAGCTCGCAAAACTCAGCGCGGCAAAGGGACTGAATGCCGAGATCGCGGATGCGGCTCAGGACCTGGAAGGTGTGGCAGATGAAGGCGTGACATGGCGCCTTGCCCAGGCGGCCCAAGCCGCAGCCCAGGCCAGCCGAAGCGGGAAAGAAGATGATGCGGAATACGA
- a CDS encoding sarcosine oxidase subunit gamma, giving the protein MAELIAKTPLGKMAPLTIGTCTVTEVSLGTLTSIAPLGGAKIADAFKTAQGIKWPAPNRATGKEGARAIWFGRDMVLLAGSTADASLIPYAAMTDQTDAWTTVTLEGVKAEDVLARLVPLDLSAARFKRGHTARTQIQHMTGSVTRIGADTFLLMVFRSMAGTLLHDLERAMASVATRG; this is encoded by the coding sequence GTGGCTGAGCTGATCGCAAAGACCCCACTTGGTAAAATGGCCCCGTTGACCATTGGCACCTGTACGGTAACCGAAGTGTCCCTGGGCACGTTGACCTCAATCGCGCCCTTGGGCGGAGCCAAGATTGCAGACGCATTCAAGACGGCTCAGGGTATTAAGTGGCCCGCCCCGAACCGCGCCACCGGAAAGGAAGGCGCGCGGGCCATTTGGTTCGGGCGCGACATGGTTCTGCTTGCCGGGTCGACAGCTGATGCGTCCCTGATCCCCTACGCCGCGATGACGGACCAGACCGACGCGTGGACCACGGTCACGCTGGAGGGCGTGAAGGCGGAGGATGTTCTTGCACGCCTGGTGCCGCTTGACCTGTCGGCGGCCAGGTTCAAGCGGGGACATACCGCCCGCACGCAAATCCAGCACATGACAGGGTCCGTGACGCGCATTGGTGCCGACACTTTTTTATTGATGGTCTTCCGATCGATGGCTGGCACGCTGCTTCACGATCTGGAAAGGGCCATGGCAAGCGTTGCGACGCGCGGGTAA
- a CDS encoding sarcosine oxidase subunit alpha family protein, whose protein sequence is MRVEGKGLVDRSRILSFRFDGNTYRGFAGDTLASALLANDVRHVARSFKYHRPRGVLTAGSEEPNALMTIGRGSATDPNVRATVQELYDGLDARSQNAWPSLGFDLLSVNDLAAPFLGAGFYYKTFMWPRAFWEKVYEPVIRRAAGLGALGDRQDADHYEKAYAFCDVLVIGAGPAGLMAAWTAAQAGAQVILADEDSRMGGRLNGETQQIGGMPGAHWAAEMVTKLAALDNVRLMPRTTVTGAHDGGTFGALERVSHHVDGVPQGGVKETFWRVVARRTVLAAGAIERHIAFQNNDRPGIMAAGAVRTYLNRFGASPGKAVTVFANNDDAHRTALDLQDAGIHIAAVIDSRADAKALGDYRLMAGAMVTGSQGRKGVEAISVQTAAGTERLVTDCLAVSGGWNPTVHLTCHMNGRPAWDATLASFVPSPGAIPGMQTAGACNGVFSSAACLAEGITAAGTCLEALGMTVPDVALPQADDTPYRVEPLWAVPGKGRAWLDFQNDVSVKDIKQAAQENFTSVEHMKRYTTQGMATDQGKNSNVTALALLADATGRGIPDTGTTTFRPPYSPVALAALGAGAQGKGFAPERKTTSHAATVAAGAPMIEAGLWYRPSYFPLPDERSWRQSCDREIGWVRDAVGICDVSTLGKIDIQGPDAAKLLDFVYTNMFSTLKEGRVRYGLMLREDGHVMDDGTTARLGDTHYVMTTTTAAAGQVMRHLEFVTQALKPEWDVRIISVTEQWAQFAVAGPQSRVLLNGLLDDPIDNDTWPFMSCGPVTVQGVTGRLFRISFSGEHAYEIAVPSRFGDSLFRLLVARAEMLGGAAYGMEALNVLRIEKGFITHAEIDGRVTAQDIGMARMLSDKKDFVGAAMAQRPGLVEDGRGQLVGIKPVGPIKQLTAGAHIYSDNQEPVADHDQGYVTSVGFSPTLEHFIGLAFVTDGLARHGEVLNMVDHVRGIQTRVELCDPVFFDKEGGRTRG, encoded by the coding sequence ATGAGGGTAGAAGGCAAGGGCCTCGTTGATCGGTCGCGCATCCTGTCGTTCCGCTTTGATGGGAACACTTACCGTGGATTTGCGGGAGATACGCTTGCGTCGGCGCTGCTGGCCAATGACGTGCGCCACGTGGCGCGGTCGTTCAAGTATCACCGTCCGCGCGGCGTTCTGACCGCAGGATCGGAAGAGCCTAACGCGCTGATGACCATCGGCCGTGGTTCGGCCACAGATCCCAACGTGCGGGCCACTGTCCAGGAATTGTATGACGGTCTGGACGCGCGCAGCCAGAATGCGTGGCCGTCGCTTGGCTTTGACCTGCTGAGTGTCAATGACCTTGCCGCACCCTTTCTGGGCGCCGGGTTCTACTACAAGACATTTATGTGGCCCCGCGCGTTTTGGGAAAAAGTGTATGAACCGGTGATCCGGCGGGCTGCAGGATTGGGCGCGCTGGGGGATCGGCAAGACGCGGATCACTACGAGAAGGCATATGCCTTTTGCGATGTGCTTGTCATTGGGGCTGGCCCGGCGGGTCTGATGGCGGCATGGACGGCTGCGCAGGCCGGGGCGCAGGTGATCCTTGCGGATGAAGACAGCCGCATGGGCGGACGGCTGAATGGAGAGACCCAGCAGATCGGGGGTATGCCCGGCGCGCACTGGGCCGCCGAGATGGTGACGAAGCTGGCGGCATTGGACAATGTCCGGCTTATGCCACGTACAACAGTCACCGGCGCACATGATGGTGGAACATTCGGGGCGCTGGAACGCGTTTCTCACCATGTTGACGGGGTGCCGCAGGGCGGGGTCAAGGAAACGTTCTGGCGTGTCGTGGCAAGGCGGACGGTTCTGGCCGCAGGCGCAATTGAACGGCATATCGCCTTTCAAAACAACGACAGGCCCGGCATCATGGCTGCGGGTGCCGTCCGCACGTACCTCAACCGGTTTGGCGCCAGCCCGGGCAAGGCGGTCACCGTCTTTGCCAACAACGACGATGCCCACCGCACGGCCTTGGACCTGCAAGACGCAGGGATCCACATCGCCGCTGTGATTGACAGCCGTGCCGACGCAAAGGCGCTGGGCGACTATCGCCTGATGGCGGGGGCGATGGTGACGGGCAGCCAGGGGCGCAAGGGCGTTGAAGCAATCAGTGTCCAGACTGCGGCCGGGACGGAAAGGCTCGTGACGGACTGTCTGGCAGTTTCGGGGGGATGGAACCCGACGGTACATTTGACGTGCCACATGAACGGGCGCCCTGCATGGGACGCGACCCTCGCAAGCTTTGTTCCGAGCCCCGGCGCGATCCCGGGCATGCAGACAGCAGGCGCCTGCAATGGTGTATTTTCCAGCGCTGCCTGTTTGGCCGAAGGTATCACCGCTGCGGGTACGTGTCTGGAGGCGCTTGGCATGACCGTGCCCGACGTCGCCTTGCCGCAGGCAGATGACACGCCCTACAGGGTCGAGCCGTTGTGGGCTGTCCCCGGGAAGGGACGCGCGTGGCTGGATTTCCAGAACGACGTAAGCGTCAAGGACATCAAGCAGGCGGCGCAGGAGAATTTCACGTCGGTCGAGCATATGAAGCGTTACACAACGCAAGGCATGGCCACCGACCAGGGCAAGAACTCGAACGTGACGGCGCTGGCGCTTTTGGCGGACGCCACCGGCCGCGGGATACCGGACACCGGAACCACGACATTCCGCCCGCCCTATTCCCCGGTCGCGCTGGCCGCCCTGGGCGCAGGTGCGCAAGGGAAGGGGTTCGCCCCGGAACGCAAGACGACCAGTCACGCGGCAACCGTCGCTGCAGGCGCACCCATGATCGAGGCGGGACTGTGGTACCGCCCTTCGTACTTCCCGTTGCCTGACGAACGCTCCTGGCGCCAATCCTGTGATCGCGAAATTGGATGGGTTCGCGATGCCGTTGGCATCTGCGATGTGTCGACCCTGGGCAAGATCGACATTCAAGGGCCTGACGCCGCAAAGCTATTGGATTTCGTCTATACGAACATGTTCTCGACCCTGAAAGAAGGGCGCGTACGCTATGGTTTGATGCTGCGTGAAGACGGGCACGTCATGGATGACGGCACGACCGCACGGCTGGGCGATACTCATTACGTGATGACGACGACCACTGCGGCAGCCGGGCAGGTCATGCGGCATCTGGAATTCGTGACCCAGGCGCTGAAGCCGGAATGGGATGTGCGGATAATTTCGGTGACCGAGCAATGGGCACAGTTTGCGGTCGCTGGACCGCAGTCACGCGTGTTGCTGAATGGTCTGCTGGACGACCCCATCGATAATGACACCTGGCCTTTCATGTCCTGTGGCCCGGTTACTGTCCAGGGTGTCACCGGACGGCTTTTTCGCATCTCCTTTTCAGGGGAACATGCCTACGAGATTGCAGTGCCTTCGCGCTTTGGCGACAGTCTGTTCCGCTTGCTTGTCGCTCGGGCTGAGATGTTGGGTGGTGCGGCCTATGGGATGGAGGCCCTGAATGTGCTGCGCATCGAGAAGGGGTTCATCACCCACGCCGAGATTGATGGCCGGGTGACCGCGCAAGACATTGGTATGGCGCGCATGCTGTCGGACAAAAAGGACTTTGTCGGTGCTGCCATGGCGCAGCGGCCCGGTCTGGTCGAAGACGGACGCGGCCAGTTGGTGGGTATCAAGCCCGTCGGACCGATCAAGCAATTGACGGCGGGCGCGCATATCTATTCGGACAATCAAGAGCCTGTGGCCGACCACGACCAGGGCTATGTCACGTCCGTCGGGTTTTCGCCGACGCTGGAGCATTTCATCGGCCTCGCGTTTGTTACCGATGGTTTGGCACGCCATGGCGAGGTGTTGAACATGGTGGATCATGTACGTGGGATCCAAACCCGGGTTGAACTGTGTGATCCCGTGTTCTTTGACAAGGAAGGGGGCAGGACCCGTGGCTGA
- a CDS encoding sarcosine oxidase subunit delta, protein MRLNCPICGERDRREFYYQGAAVMLERPAPDAGEAAWDTYLHLRENPSGDLEELWCHEAGCGAWLKVTRNVSTHEIKDVVLVRGGKG, encoded by the coding sequence ATGCGACTGAACTGTCCGATTTGTGGTGAGCGTGACCGGCGCGAATTTTACTATCAGGGGGCTGCCGTGATGCTGGAGCGACCCGCACCTGACGCAGGCGAAGCGGCGTGGGATACGTACCTTCACCTGCGGGAAAACCCGTCCGGTGATCTGGAGGAGCTGTGGTGCCATGAGGCCGGCTGCGGCGCGTGGTTGAAGGTCACGCGCAACGTATCAACCCACGAGATCAAGGATGTTGTCCTTGTGCGCGGAGGCAAAGGATGA
- a CDS encoding sarcosine oxidase subunit beta family protein translates to MRFSGLKVLKEGLTGNKGWGPHWRSPEPKPEYDIVLIGGGGHGLATAHYLAKVHGITNVAVLEKGYLGGGNVGRNTTIVRANYMLPGNSEFYSHSLKLWEGLEEDLNYNVMHSQRGIINLVHSDGQRDAFVRRANAMCGQGDDGAMLDRAGVEKLLPFLDFDQTRFPIYGGLYHKRGGTARHDAVAWGFARSASDRGVHLIQQCEVTGIDVENGVVKGVQTTRGPIRARKVGMVAAGRSSQVAAMAGMRLPIESHVLQAFVTEGLKPCLDHVVTYGMGHFYISQSDKGGLVFGGDLDMYASYASRGNLPLVEHVAEAAMTLMPIIGKAKMLRSWGGVMDMSPDGSFIIDKTHIDGLFVNCGWCYGGFKATPASGHTFAHLLATGTPHPTTMRHRLNRFRTGRGIMDEEATGSQHNLH, encoded by the coding sequence ATGCGCTTTTCTGGGCTGAAGGTCCTGAAAGAAGGTCTGACCGGCAACAAGGGGTGGGGGCCGCATTGGCGCAGTCCTGAGCCCAAGCCGGAATATGATATCGTTCTGATCGGTGGCGGAGGCCACGGCCTGGCGACGGCACATTACCTTGCCAAGGTTCATGGCATTACCAATGTCGCAGTGCTTGAGAAAGGGTACCTGGGCGGGGGTAATGTCGGGCGTAACACCACCATCGTGCGCGCCAACTACATGCTCCCCGGCAATTCCGAGTTCTATTCCCACTCGTTGAAGCTGTGGGAGGGCCTGGAAGAGGACCTGAATTACAACGTCATGCATTCGCAACGGGGCATCATCAATCTGGTGCATTCGGATGGGCAACGCGATGCCTTTGTAAGGCGGGCCAATGCGATGTGCGGGCAGGGCGACGATGGGGCCATGCTTGACCGGGCAGGCGTCGAAAAGCTGTTGCCGTTTCTGGATTTCGACCAAACCCGGTTTCCGATTTACGGCGGGCTTTATCACAAGCGCGGTGGCACGGCCCGTCATGACGCGGTGGCCTGGGGTTTTGCCCGGTCGGCCAGTGATCGTGGCGTGCACCTGATCCAGCAATGCGAAGTCACCGGCATCGACGTCGAAAACGGTGTCGTGAAAGGTGTGCAAACCACAAGGGGGCCCATTCGGGCCAGGAAGGTGGGGATGGTGGCCGCTGGACGGTCGTCCCAGGTGGCGGCGATGGCCGGGATGCGTCTACCAATAGAAAGCCATGTCTTGCAGGCTTTCGTGACCGAAGGGCTGAAACCCTGTCTTGATCACGTTGTGACCTACGGCATGGGCCACTTCTATATCAGTCAATCGGACAAGGGGGGGCTCGTCTTTGGTGGCGATCTGGACATGTACGCCAGCTATGCCTCTCGCGGGAACCTTCCGCTGGTCGAACACGTGGCAGAGGCGGCCATGACGCTGATGCCGATCATTGGCAAGGCCAAGATGCTGCGCAGTTGGGGCGGGGTGATGGACATGTCACCGGACGGTTCGTTCATCATCGACAAGACCCATATTGACGGGCTCTTTGTCAATTGCGGCTGGTGTTATGGCGGGTTCAAGGCCACACCGGCTTCGGGGCATACCTTTGCTCATTTGCTGGCCACAGGCACGCCCCACCCCACCACAATGCGCCATCGTCTGAACCGGTTCCGCACCGGGCGCGGGATCATGGACGAAGAAGCGACCGGGTCGCAGCACAATCTGCACTAG
- a CDS encoding SGNH/GDSL hydrolase family protein has product MTLLRHFLAGVLALLPIQLAAQPADFVSPSIVILGDSQIPFGSGPVFLEFFENIKTHCPPTPTQAANLEVLADMKVAVIGVRSTSLHSWTAKMGKAKGAICDVDPKWKVNAGTYGFINTTGNKYKQIGKGDAYQFCEMKQSAFQTMFRPGYYEPKLILLSFLGNSAKRWADDYAKAVADVEQMNAQLPAGVPCIFMTTAPSYSKKITDLRLKAQANVKRAFAETGSQCSFIEGATPETVAANQGNKKYFRLSKSGKVKDPYHPNERAAKTFFMIAMDDICTAVYDQIDAAMPDLAAR; this is encoded by the coding sequence ATGACGTTACTTCGACATTTCCTGGCGGGCGTTCTGGCCTTGCTGCCCATCCAACTTGCTGCGCAACCGGCCGACTTTGTGTCGCCCTCCATCGTCATTCTGGGCGACAGCCAGATCCCGTTTGGCTCGGGACCGGTCTTCCTGGAGTTTTTCGAAAATATCAAAACCCATTGCCCCCCCACACCCACGCAGGCCGCCAACCTCGAGGTCCTGGCTGACATGAAGGTCGCTGTGATCGGCGTGCGTTCCACGTCGCTGCATTCGTGGACAGCCAAAATGGGCAAGGCCAAGGGGGCAATCTGCGATGTCGATCCCAAGTGGAAGGTCAACGCCGGCACCTACGGGTTCATCAACACGACCGGCAACAAGTACAAGCAGATCGGCAAGGGCGACGCCTACCAGTTCTGCGAGATGAAGCAGTCGGCGTTTCAAACCATGTTCCGCCCCGGGTATTACGAACCCAAGCTGATCCTCCTGTCCTTTCTCGGAAATTCGGCCAAACGGTGGGCGGACGACTATGCCAAGGCGGTCGCTGACGTGGAACAGATGAACGCCCAATTGCCCGCCGGCGTGCCGTGCATCTTCATGACGACAGCGCCCAGCTACTCCAAGAAGATCACTGATCTGCGGCTGAAGGCGCAGGCCAACGTCAAACGGGCCTTTGCCGAAACGGGCAGCCAATGCAGCTTCATCGAAGGGGCAACACCCGAAACCGTGGCCGCCAACCAGGGCAACAAGAAATACTTCCGCCTGTCAAAGTCGGGCAAGGTCAAGGACCCATATCATCCGAACGAAAGGGCGGCCAAAACCTTCTTCATGATTGCGATGGATGATATCTGCACGGCCGTGTACGACCAAATCGACGCGGCCATGCCGGACCTCGCGGCGCGCTGA
- a CDS encoding Glu/Leu/Phe/Val dehydrogenase produces the protein MSTPNEPSFRESVDIMFNRAVALMDLPPGLEEKIRVCNATYTVRFGVRLRGQIQTFTGYRSVHSEHMEPVKGGIRFALGVNQDEVEALAALMTYKCALVEAPFGGSKGGLHVDPREYDEHELELITRRFAYELIKRDMINPAQNVPAPDMGTGEREMAWIADQYKRMNTTDINGVACVTGKPTNAGGIQGRTEATGRGVQYALREFFRDAEGVKKAGMSGTLDGKTVVVQGLGNVGYHAAKFLAGEDGCKIVGIIERDGALVDERGLDVDAVRNWIASHDGVAGYPDGTYVEDGATVLEMDCDILVPAALEGVINLANADRIKAPLIIEAANGPVTAGADAILRDKGTVIIPDMYANAGGVTVSYFEWVKNLSHIRFGRMQRRQEEARHQLVVDELERLSRHLGDAWSMTPDFKDKYLRGADELELVRSGLDDTMRAAYQSMASVWHERGDVDDLRTAAYLVAIGKVADSYRAKGL, from the coding sequence ATGAGCACCCCCAACGAGCCAAGTTTCCGTGAAAGCGTGGACATCATGTTCAACCGTGCGGTGGCGTTGATGGACCTGCCGCCGGGTCTTGAGGAAAAGATACGGGTGTGCAACGCGACGTATACTGTTCGTTTCGGTGTTCGCCTGCGCGGTCAGATCCAGACGTTTACCGGATACCGTTCCGTCCACTCCGAACACATGGAACCGGTAAAGGGCGGCATCCGCTTTGCGCTGGGCGTGAACCAGGACGAAGTCGAAGCGCTGGCGGCCCTGATGACGTACAAATGCGCGCTGGTGGAAGCGCCGTTCGGGGGCTCCAAGGGCGGCCTGCATGTCGATCCACGTGAATATGACGAACACGAACTTGAACTGATCACCCGGCGGTTCGCCTACGAACTGATCAAGCGCGACATGATCAACCCGGCCCAGAATGTGCCCGCCCCGGACATGGGCACGGGCGAGCGCGAGATGGCGTGGATTGCGGACCAGTACAAACGGATGAACACCACCGACATCAATGGCGTGGCCTGTGTGACCGGCAAACCCACCAATGCGGGCGGCATTCAAGGCCGGACCGAAGCCACCGGTCGGGGTGTGCAATATGCGCTGCGCGAGTTCTTCCGCGATGCGGAGGGCGTCAAGAAGGCCGGTATGTCCGGCACTCTGGATGGCAAGACCGTCGTTGTGCAGGGTCTGGGCAATGTGGGGTACCACGCGGCCAAGTTCCTCGCAGGGGAGGATGGCTGCAAGATCGTGGGCATCATCGAGCGTGACGGCGCATTGGTCGATGAGCGGGGTCTGGACGTCGATGCGGTGCGCAACTGGATCGCGAGCCATGACGGTGTCGCCGGCTATCCCGACGGGACCTATGTCGAAGATGGCGCAACCGTGCTTGAGATGGACTGCGACATCCTGGTGCCCGCCGCCCTGGAAGGCGTGATCAACCTAGCCAATGCGGACAGGATAAAGGCCCCGCTGATCATCGAGGCCGCAAATGGTCCGGTGACTGCCGGTGCCGACGCGATCCTGCGTGACAAGGGGACAGTCATCATCCCGGACATGTACGCCAACGCAGGTGGTGTCACGGTGTCCTACTTTGAATGGGTCAAGAACCTCAGCCATATCCGCTTTGGCCGGATGCAACGACGCCAGGAAGAAGCCCGCCACCAGCTGGTCGTAGACGAATTGGAGCGGTTGAGCCGCCATCTGGGCGACGCCTGGTCGATGACGCCGGACTTCAAGGACAAGTACCTGCGCGGTGCGGATGAATTGGAACTGGTGCGCTCGGGCCTTGATGACACAATGCGTGCGGCATACCAGTCCATGGCGTCTGTCTGGCACGAGCGCGGGGATGTGGATGATCTGCGCACAGCCGCATATCTGGTCGCAATCGGAAAGGTCGCCGACAGTTATCGTGCCAAAGGGCTGTAG
- a CDS encoding pilus assembly protein TadG-related protein has translation MTIFAVAMFLMMILVGGIGVDLMRNEMERTRMQATVDRAVLAAADLDQPLEPEAVVRDYFDKAGMSNYLSAVTVEQGLNFRTVTAQANMTTTTQFMHLMGVSELPVPAIGQAEERVSNVEISMVLDISGSMGRDNKMENLQDAAKTFVDTVIRDENEDLISISLVPYTAQVNAGYDIFSRMETQHRHNYSYCIDFEIADFSEAGLDLDNQYEQMQHFDEGWNYSNPVSNPGCPKRSYEEIVPFSQNATTLKNTIDDYRARANTSIHLGMKWGVALLDPSFRPITQDLAGPDENIVDDAFGNRPASYSDPETLKTVVLMTDGQNVDTTRIQPWYYNSPSEYAHWNRYPLHWYLNNYVRGSWNNWRYTKYTSGQADAMLEDICDAAKAEGIVVWSVGFEVTDYSAGVMENCASSPSHFFRVEGVEITEAFEAIAKQINQLRLTQ, from the coding sequence ATGACCATTTTCGCCGTCGCAATGTTTTTGATGATGATTTTGGTTGGCGGTATTGGCGTCGACCTCATGCGCAACGAAATGGAACGCACACGGATGCAGGCCACGGTCGACCGGGCCGTCCTCGCCGCCGCGGACCTTGATCAACCGCTGGAACCCGAGGCTGTCGTACGCGACTACTTCGACAAGGCGGGCATGAGCAATTATCTCAGCGCGGTCACGGTGGAACAGGGATTGAACTTCCGCACCGTTACGGCCCAGGCCAACATGACAACCACCACGCAGTTCATGCACCTGATGGGTGTCAGCGAATTGCCGGTACCCGCCATTGGACAGGCCGAAGAACGGGTGTCCAACGTCGAAATCTCGATGGTGCTCGACATCTCGGGTTCGATGGGTCGGGACAACAAGATGGAAAACCTGCAGGACGCGGCAAAAACCTTTGTCGACACGGTTATCAGGGATGAAAACGAAGATCTGATCTCGATCTCGCTCGTTCCCTATACGGCGCAGGTAAACGCGGGCTATGATATCTTCTCGCGGATGGAAACGCAGCATCGCCACAACTATTCTTACTGCATCGATTTCGAAATCGCCGACTTCTCCGAAGCCGGGCTCGACCTCGACAATCAATACGAGCAGATGCAGCACTTTGACGAAGGCTGGAACTACTCCAACCCCGTCAGCAATCCCGGTTGCCCCAAGCGCAGCTACGAGGAAATCGTGCCGTTCAGCCAGAACGCGACGACCCTGAAGAACACGATCGATGACTACCGCGCCCGCGCGAATACCTCGATCCACCTTGGGATGAAATGGGGCGTGGCTCTGCTTGACCCATCGTTCCGCCCGATCACCCAGGATCTCGCGGGTCCCGACGAAAACATCGTCGACGACGCGTTTGGCAACCGCCCTGCGTCCTATTCGGATCCGGAGACACTGAAAACAGTCGTGCTGATGACGGACGGCCAAAACGTGGACACCACGCGCATCCAACCGTGGTACTACAACAGCCCGTCCGAGTACGCGCACTGGAACCGCTATCCGTTGCACTGGTACCTGAACAACTATGTACGGGGCAGCTGGAACAACTGGCGCTACACCAAGTACACGTCCGGCCAGGCCGACGCGATGCTCGAAGACATCTGCGACGCAGCCAAGGCTGAAGGCATCGTGGTGTGGTCCGTGGGCTTCGAGGTGACCGACTATTCGGCTGGCGTCATGGAAAACTGTGCGTCCTCGCCCAGCCACTTCTTCCGGGTGGAAGGCGTCGAAATCACCGAAGCCTTCGAGGCAATCGCCAAGCAAATCAACCAACTGAGGCTGACCCAATGA